The genome window TAACAAGTTTAACATTATAAGGTTAATATATATCACAATCTAGTATACATAAAACAAAACCTTTTTTCTTGACATGAGGAATAAGTGTATCAAGTTTACTGTATCAACATACTTAGGATTTCTATGCCCACAAAGAAAGCATAACACAAAACATTAAATGCTAAAGCCAATGCCACCGTGACAGGGAAGGTACCTGGTGCGAGATGTACTTGATGCCACAAAGAAACCaaatagaaagagaaagagtgGAATAAAGGGAAGGTACCTGACAGAGACGTGAGATGTCACAGTGGCAGAAGACATCGACACTCCAGTGCGAAGATTGGATTTCAAAAACTCAACGCTTTTATATGTAGGGAGCTGAGACAGAGACACGAAGAGTGGAAGCTAAGAGGGAGCTCAGAcgaaaaagaagagaacatgagaAAATAGGGCTCttgttcatatatttttaaatgtaggttcaacatcggtttttactaaaaaaaaaccgatgttaaccaagTGATGCTAATATTAACATTgagttttttttgaaaaaaaccaatgttaactaatCATttactaacatcggttttttgaaaaatcgatgttaacgctctgatattaacattggtttttgaaaaattgatgttaacgtgaatgagttaacatcggttttcaaaaaaccgatgttaatatgacttcattaacatcggtttttgataaATCGATGTAAACAAACTCAtgttatttacaattatgccaccacATTGTTGTGAACATCGGTTTtatggaaaaccgatgttaacctagcaatgttaaatctatattttctagtagtgacatGTCCAAAAATTAACATGTTAATTTCACCTTTTTAATTAGCCAAGGCACATGTATCTTGGGTAGTTGTCCTATTCTTCTTGTCCTATATCACAATGCGTATCAAAGGGAACAAGATGAGAAATTACTAAGCAACACTACCCTATATGAACAAATATAATATGCATTTTTGTCATTAATTAATAGAATTAGTTTTGTCCTTTAGCTAATTTATTAATATCCTCTTTTAAATGAATGCTCAAGTCTATGTGTTCTCATCACTCCACTCTCCTTCACATCCCCTTCTTATAGTATAATGGCCTTGGTGATGGCATCACAGAGGACCAAAGAAGAAGGTCCACTAAGAATGTAAATGGCCTTGTAACCTTTGTCAGCGCTAATGACCAAGCAACCCTTGGTGACCATAGGCATTGTGTCCTTTCCATCGAGAAGCAACTGCCTAGGCACCCCAACTCAGATCTGCACTAATACCCAATCATCATCTCACATCACTACCCTAAAATTGGCACTAATCAGACCCTTCAACCAAAAAAAGCTCTGACAATGACTACAACCCACAATTGCACTGTGAATTTAAATCACATGGACTTCCGCAATCGAGCCGCATTGAAAGTGCAACTTGGCCACAATAGAACCTCAACATTGTTCTACATCACTTGTttgtaagaaacaaaaaaggagaTTCAAACTTCAATTTTCTATTCTAAGTGTTGATGGTCAAATGGGTGTGGTCATGTGGGAAGTTGGGGGAGTGTGGGGGCATTTAACGGTGGCCAAAGATACAAAatcttaaaatgaataaaaatctattcaacttcataaaaaaaagatacgccaataattaaaataacaatgcaATTCCTTTTTGCATTCAGTGCAATCATATAGTTTCATGCCACAATTTCAGGATTTCCAATATCTGTTTCTCACAGTAATCAAAATGAAATCTAATGGCTTAATTTTGCTACATTGGGTGTCTCATGTAGTGTTTTGTAGGACATAACTCACATGAAATTAAACGACTAATTAATATGAAGGAAAGTATGAATTCCAATTTTTATTCCATAGTCTTCTTACAATTTTTGTGCTATTTCCAACACACATCTGTTGGGAAACATCAATGAAGCTTATTGTTGTTTGTATAATCACTCAGTAGGTCTACAATATAACAATAACAAGAATTCACATCGAAAAACTTATGTCTAAAGCAATGTTTCCCTCTTAACAAGAAGGATGTCAAGAGGAAGATACCACTAGtgcaaaaaacaatttttagaaTGGTCATACAAAAACCGTTTTAAACAAAATGCAGTGAACTCTTGTAGTTAGAAGAAGACTTTTTAGAACGGCTGTAAAATGACCGATCTAAAAGATTGACCGTTCTAAAAAGTCATGACTTTTTATAGCATCACTTTTTAGGACGGCCATACAACCATTCtaaaaagtcatttttaacCATTCTAAAATCTCTTTTCTGTACTAGAGGCATTGGAATGAAATACAAAGAATCAGACACTTCTATTTGTTGAATGAAACTGTGATCTGCAGAGGTGTTTATTTCTTGAATGAAACTGTGATCTGCGGAGGTGTTTACTTGTTGAATTAAACTGTGATCTGCGGAGGCTTTTATTTTCTGAATGAAACTGTGATCTGCAGAGGTGTTATGTTGCAGACGTGCAGTTAGTACAAATTTGAACATAACTAGcatgaaattaaaagagtaataTGAAGGAAAGTATGAGTTCCAATTTTCATTTCATAGCCTTGTTACAATATCTTTCCTATTTCCAGCACACATCTGTAGCTACATGGGAAACATCAATGAAGCTTATTGCTGTTTGTATAATCACTCAGCAGGCCTGCAGTATAACAAGAATTTACATAAAAGAACTTATGTCTAAAGCAAAGTCTGCCTCTTAACAAAAAGAAGGATATAAAGAGGAAGATAGGAAGCATTGGAATGAAATACAAAGGATCAGGCACTTCCATTTGTTGAATCAAACTATGATCTGCTGTGGCTTTTATTTTCTGAATGAAACTGTGATCTGCTGGGATGTTCATTTCCTGAATGAAATTGTGATATGCTGTGGTGTTTATGTGTTTCCTGAAATTGTGATATGCTGAGGTGTTTATTGGGCTGACTCCAAACCCTTTTAACCCCACGCCCCTCTGATGAGCCACCGCTGCTGCCATTGCTTCAACCTTGATTTTAaaccttgtttgatttttgACTCTACTGTTTAGGTAGCGAGAACATCGTTGGTCATAAATCACACACACATGATCTGATGCAACCCAGACAATTGAGTCAGACATGTAGATGTCGATactatcctttttattttcgtcCTCATCATCACTGACAGTGATATAAAATGTAAATCTGTAACCCATTATTGCCTTCACCATAGGACCAGAGATAACAAAGCTGAAAATGAAGCCCAATTGTGAGGAGTGTGGACTAGAAGAGAgatcaataattatataatccTTTGTTGTTTTATACTCCATCCACTCTGGAACTATGCCTCCTGGATACACATACTTTACCTGATAAGATTCATAAGTACGATCGTAATCATCATAATTTTCATCTGGTGCAGATAAATGTTGGTATGCAAATCTCATCACGTTAATATGTGCATTTAACCCAATAGCCTTGAGAGAATGTTCATCCAATTTCAAGCAATTCCAAAACAGAACTTCCTTCCTGTTTTCCTTGAATTGCTGAGCAATTGATGGAAACAATACAGTCTTCAATGATGTGCAATCTGTGGCATCTAGAGTTTTAAGGGATAGGGGAAGCTCTGTTAGAGTACAAAGCTCCCTGGATTTATATACAGTCAGATATTGCAGTCTTGTAAGATTCttgaagcttgaaggcaaactatTGATGCCACTGTCTCTTAGCCGTAGGATTTTGAGCTTGCTTTGACGTCCAAAAGATGAAGGCAATGAATTGACACGAGTGGATGATAAATCAAGTTCAATCATATTCTCTGATGTCACTGAAAATTCCCTTAGTTTTTTGCATGATTCAAGGTTGAGAAAACTAAGGGAGGGTAGGTGGTTCTTGCTTGTAATTTTTGTAAGGGAACAATAAGCTATAGACAATCTCTTGAGAGACAAAATAGATGGAGACACACTAGTCAACCTAGGACATATATTGATATCCAGCACTTCAAGATTTGTCGCTTTTGAAAGGTCTGGCAGCTCCTTCAAGTTTTCAGAACCGGAGACTTTAAGTTCttttaaattcatcaaattctatgacaaaataatacatataaagACATATGAGATTAAGTTGTCAATTTTGTAGTCTCTGAATCAGGAAAATTTATAACAGGCGGTCACATGTTTGTTTACCTGCACTCCATCCCAAAGTTTTTCCACTTGGCTACAAGACAAGTCAAACATAACAATGTTTTTGGCAGAAAAGTTCTTAGGCAAGGACTTTAGAGGGTAGTGCATCCAAGCAACATATCTTAGCTCAACTGGGAAAGATTGAAGCCCGTGAGGAAGGAGAGAAAGGCCATCTTGATTATATTTGCTAGGAAAATACAAAAACTGCAGTTTGCTCATCTTAGTAAATATGTGAGGGCTTAACTGCAGCTTCCTAATTACTGACATGTCTGCCCTTATGCTTCTTATGGCTTCAGTCCCCTGTCATTAAAGCAACagaaaaatttaatcattaaaagccaaatttccctacaaaatgattcaaatgttataaaaaaaatgttatatttaagTTAAGCTTTTaccttgttatattttaatacttcATAAATGTCATTAGGATCCATCAATCGGCTTCGATTTCCTGGGTCTTCAATTGATTCTTGACGAACAATCTCCCAAGCCATTTCTTGTATGATGTCGTGCATAGATATAATATTATCTTCAGAAATGGTTATAAGAGCCTTATCTTTCAATCTTTCTAACCCAACAACCACTGAATCATCTTTTTCGCTATCTTTCAATAGAACTTTTATGTGGTCTACTTTCAAATTCAATCCCATGAAAAAACATGCAAGATCTAAAAGAATCTTTTGTTCTTTACGATCTAGATCATCATAACTCAATCTCATTGCATTGTAAATATCTGTATTTGGCATGTTTTTAAGTTTGTCTAGCTGACTTTCCCATACTTCCTTATCTTTCCCACAAAGAAGATGACCCAAAACTTTAAGAACTAATGGAATGCCTTGGGAATAATTGACCACTCTCTTTGATAGCTTATAATACTCCATATCAAGATGATTTTGGTTAAAggcataaaaactaaaaagctcCAGTGCTTCACTAGAATTCAATGCCCCAACGTGGTATATATCATCAACTTTATTTGCAATAAGCACTTGTTTATCTCTAGTTGTTATAATGATTCTACTACCTCGGCCAAACCAATCAAGGTTTCCAATTAATTTTTCTAGTAAATCTGAATCATTCACATCATCAAGAACGATTAAAACCTTCATAAAACCTATCTTTCTCTTAACATAATTTGACAACCCGTGCAATATGTTCATTTTCACATTTTCTCCGAGTAGTGCAGAAAAAAGTTTTTCCTTCAACGAAATTGTTCCATGCTTtcttgattcttcctcttcatTTTCCAAAAAGTAATAAGAATCATATTCGGAATATAGCTTTTTAAACATTTCTTCTGCAATTGTTGTCTTTCCAATTCCGCCCATACCCCAAATTCCAATAACTCGGACATATTTTGACTCTTGGTGTAACAATGACTCTAAATGTTGAATTGATTTTTCGATTCCTATATGTCCTTTTATGTTAAATGGATGCGTATCCAAACTTATCAACACAAGATTGACAGTGTTGATGATTTCTCCAAGCAGATCAACTTCAgtcctataaaataaaaataacattgaaaATGTATTACACTGTTCATATATTATTacattgtttaatttaataCCTAATGAACTGGAACAAgtctatattatttatttaatcacttataattttttgtattatatggGAAATAAACTAACACCATCATCTCTATGTGCAATAACATACTTTTTAACATTGCTTTGACACACTCCATTCCTAAGATCCATGTGGAGACCCACTCTCTACTTGGTGAGTTACATTTCTTTTTTAGTGACTCGTTTTAGTCATTAAaatctatttataaatttatttatttatcttctatATATAAATCCTGAGCTGCGAAATAGTACCTTACAAgtcaatatgatattttttgccAGATAACATATTTCGCTGATGTGTCATTTTTTCGTTTCAGTTCCTCAGTTCCTTTATTGTGTGTTCCTAACTTTTGTAACTCCTCTGTGCATTTAGTGCCATTGCACTCTATGTTTGATCAGTTACAGAAACCAAAATGAAGCATTCTCCAAATATCAGTCCGTTACCTATACCTTCCATTTGGTCTCCTAAAACTCACCCCTTCCGCCTACTGTGAAACTCTCCCCTGTCATTCATCTGAcagtttttcatatttaaatttttaaactatCTATTTTGTCCACATATCTATGTACCCTTTCTTTATGTTTTCCATGTTTTTTAGTCAAAGGAAACATGATAAAAACATCATTGGAACATGTTCCGCCTATGGAACGAGGGAGGACAGGAGATTCACATATGGTGACACAATAATCCTCCGTGATGGAACAAACAGAATAGCTCTATTCAGTATTGCTTTTGGACTTCCAATAAGTTGTTTGCCACCTTTACTTTCTGAAATCCTACTACATACAAGTATCAATTGATGAAATTGTACTCATACTCCTTATTGTTGTCTCAATTGCACATATCTAGAAAATATTTCTATTCTAGTGGAAATTAACAATGTGTAGAAAATAAAGGTTGACACTATTCACTATTTAAGAAACTAAGCTACACACTTCTGATAATATGCATATAGTTATCTAtatcatggttttaaattgcggGTTGCTACTGCAATTCCAGCTGCAAtgtaaaggtttttttttcacAGTAGAAAACGCAATTGCAGCTGCATCATCTATATTTTACAACAAATGCCCACAATGTCAAGGATCATGACGAAATTGCAACCACAATCTCGAACCATGATCTATATCATTGCAAATAAACAGTAAAACAGAGCAATGATTATGTGGAGCTTACTTGTAATCGAATGACTTTATTCCTGATAAATCAGCAGCCTTCTTTAAAGCATTTCTCCAGTTTTGCACGGTGgtcaaattatatttctttccaAGTACAGCAAGAGCTTCTCCATAATTCCCCTTCTGATGCCGCACATCTGTGGGATTTACCCCGTAGAAAACAGGTATTACAGTTTGTCTGTATTTCTCCCTGCACTCAAGTATTTTCACAAGTTCTTCCAAACACCAACGTGAAGAAGTATAGTTTTCGGAGAATATGGTCAATGAAATCGATGATCCCTGAATTGCTCCAACAAGTGATGGCCATATTTCATCTCCCTTCTCAAGTTTATCATCTATGAAAGCATATATTTGCTTTTGATGAAAAGCCCGAGTCAAATAACCGAGAAAACCGTCACGGATGTCCTTGCCCCTGAAGTTAACAAAAACATCATACTTCATTTGAGGAACATTATCTAACATTTGCTTTGATGCAGCAACCATCAATCCCGAAGTAAGCAGGAGACAAAGAGaaagaacatattttatttcagaAGCTCCCGAGGAAGTATGTGCCATCAAATTGGAACAATCTCTGGATCTTGTTGTCTATGCAATCTCGAATGTCACAACAAAGGGAGCACAAGGTAActggataaaaaaagaaacaagaagatCAAGGAAGTCAATTAAAGGTTAAATTAATCCACAGGTCCCTGAATTATTTAGCATTTTTAATTAGGCTGCttactatttattttcaatGGTTCCTGCATTTAACAACAGGAGTAATCTTATATCCTCCTATTtcatcctcttacaaattctcCTACATTTTGAAGTAAGTAttgaataaaaagtaaatacattCAGTgtctataaatataaaacacattCATTACTTACCATAAAAGGTAATAGGAGGaagaagttaaaaaatttatagctATTGCAACGACAATTacgtaattataaaaaatacaaattttgggATCCAGTTGAAAAGAAATACTTTaagaatctaattaaaaattatataatttaggaTCTAATCCAAAATTGTTAACCTTTGCAAATCATATTCTCAAATCTTGAGGAGGGTATAATGAGTTTGGAACCTACATATGTGAGAATACTAGCCTTTAAAAGGTTGACAATTTTTAAATAGGTCCCtaaattatttgtcatttttaattaggtctctttgtcttttttaattagattcctaaatattttttaattgagtcccCTAacctatatttgttttttaattaggtcTTGGATCTAATTAAACAACAAATACAAGTTCAAGGATtcgattcaaaaaaaaatattttaaggactaaattacaaattttcaagtaatttaaagaataacaaattaatttatataacctTACTTAAAATAAAGAACCTTAAatcttcaaagttcaaattaGTGTTGGTCAAAGGAAATTAATGAACGAGGAGGATATCAAATAAACAAGCAATTTTCACTACTTAatagatctttttttttttttcatttcaagctaaagggaaagttttatcggactgcggtaagaccggcgattttgtacggaacagaatgttgggcggtcaagagccaacatgagaataaagtaggtgtagcggagatgaggatgttgcggtggatgtgtggtaagactcgacaggataaaattagaaacgaagctattagagagagggttggagcagcgcctattgtagagaagatggtggaaaatagacttaggtggtttgggcatgtagagagaaaaccggtagactctgtagtgaggagagtagaccagatggagagaagacaaacaattcgaggcagaagAAGatccaaaaagactataagagaggttatcagaaaggatctcgaaattaatggtttggatagaagtatggtacttgatagaacattatggcggaagttgatccatgtagccgaccccacctagtgggataaggcgttgttgttgttgtattcttATTTCCTTTGTTTTGCACCTTATGTGCCTATCAGTGACCAAAAATGAATGATTCATGGATAATTGGATATCACTGTAAAACAATTACTGACCTCAAATGATTTTACCGAATTGATGCGTTGGCCAGCTACCCATCAGATTTAAATGTTTATCATGTATGTCAACGCAATATCCTATTAGACCTTCGGTTTAAGGTAGACGCAATTTCCTTTGACCTTACCGTCTAAAAGTTTGGCTTACACATTCCCTCATGGCGAGCATTGTATTTATAGATAGAaagaagatttaattaaatatattttttattcttaatcaatacttaattttatatttgttgtttaataaatttttgttttgcagtgtgtttatattagtaaattttatgtttatttcctTATATTCGTGATTAATTGCAAATGAaatcagaaaacaaaaataatattcattaatttatcataaactaaaaaaatatcaaaaaccaaaaatataaaatttattaaaaaaataaacaaaaatcaaatatttgacCTTACAGTATGTAGGGTCTATATGGGTGACCTCACACTTTCATTGTCACCCACTAGAACATATaggaattttttataaataatattaaatactatCGTCAGCACTATATAAATGTTAGATAACTAAAGCAGCATGATCCAATTGCATAAGCCATGCGACATGCACTTTACCCTGTATAAAACGTGTgacaagtgaaaataaaaaaataaaaaaatactaatgggATGTCAGAAATGTTAAGACACTCTGACATACTATTTTAAACCTTACTTAAAATACAGAACCTTAAATCTTTAAAGTTCAAAAGAAGGAGGAGGAGTAGTATCAAATAAACAATCAATTTTCTCTACTtactagaattttttattttttttttcatttcattcttcTTTCCTCTGTTTTGCACCTTATGTCCTTATCATTGATGACCAAAAATGAATGATTCATGGATAATTGGATATCACTGGAAAGCAATTACTGACCTGAAATGATTTTACCGAATTGATGCGTTGGCCAGCTACGAATCAGATTTAAATGTTTCTCATGTATGTCAACGCAATACCCTATTAGACCTTCAGTTTAATGGTAAAAGCAATTTCCTTTGAGCTTATTGTATAAAAGTGTGACTTACACATTCCCTCATGCTGAGCATTGTATTTATAGATAGAAAGAATAAGCAATCTCATTGGTGGTATTACAAAAAAACACAGCCTCTAGCAAAATCATTTGACCTAACATTACGGTCTATATGGGTGACCTCACACTTTCCCTGTCACCCACAAGAACATAGGATTTgtagataaataatattaaatactatAGTCAGCATTGTATACATATTAAATAACTAAAGCAGCATGATCAAATTGCATAAGCCATGCCACTTGCACTTTACCCTGTATAAAATATGTGACAagtgaaattaagaaaatagtaTTGGGATGTGACAAATATTAAGGaccttctatatatatatatatataggattatATTGTTCAATTCTATTGACAAGTGTACTAATTTGTACAAGTAGTAGTTAAAACGGTAAGTTCGAGTATCGTGTCCACAAGAAATTTGTTATACTTAGATATCGTATATTTAGTTTGtaaacattttcaattttagtaaaataaagtagAGGAACTCATTCAtgtttcaatttcttgaattAGTTTTTCTAAACTTAAAAATGCATAACAAGACAAACGTAGAACTATATAACAGAACAAATATCAAGATGAAAACGTTGGAGAGTATTCTATTGAACTTTCTCTTAATGTAACTAGAtaagtttttctctatttaatattactCTAATGTTCTTGCTCTAACTGTAATTCCTCACATGAAAGAGCCTAACCCTCCTAGTTTGGTTCTTGATTCTTCAACAAACTCATTCTAAGCAAGCTGCACTACGCACAAGATGCAATATTTACTAGATTACTGCACACTATTCCTAGAAATGCAGACTTCTAGCTGCTGTACCAAGTTCTAAGGACTTTAAGCATTTTCCAATACTCAAAACCTAACAAAGCAtataaatgggtgatcaagccacaaatatgtaaaataaacacagATAGAAGTAGAGAACACTAGcaatatcattaaatagatagttataAGTTTTACATCAAGAGTGCTCAATAGAAAAACTCTCCAACAATGAAGTGTTTAGCCCTCCATTAGCAAGGAAGGCTTAATATAAGGGTAAAAATGATGTAGGAATAAAAGGAAATGGTAAAGATGTGAAGAAAATGTCTTCTCTTCAGCCTTGGTGTCTTCTTCCTTATTTCCCACGTTGCTTGTCTCTTCATTTCCCTTCCGTTCTCAATGTTTTGAAGACTTTTGGGCTTCTTAGCTTACGAAGGCGCGCTCAGCGAGCATGTCTCACTGAGGGAGAATTTGTGACTGTGCACTAAGCGGGCTTGGACGCGCTAAGTGCAAGAAGAGACAATGTCCTCGTTGGGCGGGCTGGCTGCGCACTGAGCGCGTTGCTCTCTGGCTCAACATTCTCTACGGTTTTGTTCTTGCTTAGTGAGTCTGACTTCCTCGCTAAGCAGGTGagcctcgcttagccaatcTGGCTTGCTGAGCGAGCCCTTCAGCAACATTTCAAAATCTTCTCTTCTTTAGCCTAAAAATCCAATTGAGTTCAACATTagtcaacaaaatggagtttcCACTATATAAATTCAcacaagaataaattatatacaaatcttgcaaaagaaaacataaattagAGGTACATTGCTactttttctcctatttttaatgCATTTAATACTCATGAATAGCAATTAAcatactcccccaaatttatagtttgcttgtcctcaagcaaaagaaaataaacagtGGTCAATCAAAATGGTGCTTGTTTGATTAGTATCAATCACATTAACAGAGATGACTAAACATGCATCAACCAAAAACCTTCTGAATTAGAGTGCATTACATTTAGAGACATGAGCATGTGCATTAAGtagaaaaagtgaaatagattagCAAGCATGACATGTATCAAGGAAGGTTAACCAAGCTTTATCCTCACGGCCACTATTTCTCTCATACGCACAAGTGTTTCAGGTGATTTCTTCAtataaacaactaacacaattcccaacttttgcatttcatctAATTTCATACACCTATGTACACACAACGTGGATCTGAAGGACTTTATTTGT of Glycine soja cultivar W05 chromosome 1, ASM419377v2, whole genome shotgun sequence contains these proteins:
- the LOC114416504 gene encoding disease resistance protein RML1A-like; this translates as MAHTSSGASEIKYVLSLCLLLTSGLMVAASKQMLDNVPQMKYDVFVNFRGKDIRDGFLGYLTRAFHQKQIYAFIDDKLEKGDEIWPSLVGAIQGSSISLTIFSENYTSSRWCLEELVKILECREKYRQTVIPVFYGVNPTDVRHQKGNYGEALAVLGKKYNLTTVQNWRNALKKAADLSGIKSFDYKTEVDLLGEIINTVNLVLISLDTHPFNIKGHIGIEKSIQHLESLLHQESKYVRVIGIWGMGGIGKTTIAEEMFKKLYSEYDSYYFLENEEEESRKHGTISLKEKLFSALLGENVKMNILHGLSNYVKRKIGFMKVLIVLDDVNDSDLLEKLIGNLDWFGRGSRIIITTRDKQVLIANKVDDIYHVGALNSSEALELFSFYAFNQNHLDMEYYKLSKRVVNYSQGIPLVLKVLGHLLCGKDKEVWESQLDKLKNMPNTDIYNAMRLSYDDLDRKEQKILLDLACFFMGLNLKVDHIKVLLKDSEKDDSVVVGLERLKDKALITISEDNIISMHDIIQEMAWEIVRQESIEDPGNRSRLMDPNDIYEVLKYNKGTEAIRSIRADMSVIRKLQLSPHIFTKMSKLQFLYFPSKYNQDGLSLLPHGLQSFPVELRYVAWMHYPLKSLPKNFSAKNIVMFDLSCSQVEKLWDGVQNLMNLKELKVSGSENLKELPDLSKATNLEVLDINICPRLTSVSPSILSLKRLSIAYCSLTKITSKNHLPSLSFLNLESCKKLREFSVTSENMIELDLSSTRVNSLPSSFGRQSKLKILRLRDSGINSLPSSFKNLTRLQYLTVYKSRELCTLTELPLSLKTLDATDCTSLKTVLFPSIAQQFKENRKEVLFWNCLKLDEHSLKAIGLNAHINVMRFAYQHLSAPDENYDDYDRTYESYQVKYVYPGGIVPEWMEYKTTKDYIIIDLSSSPHSSQLGFIFSFVISGPMVKAIMGYRFTFYITVSDDEDENKKDSIDIYMSDSIVWVASDHVCVIYDQRCSRYLNSRVKNQTRFKIKVEAMAAAVAHQRGVGLKGFGVSPINTSAYHNFRKHINTTAYHNFIQEMNIPADHSFIQKIKATADHSLIQQMEVPDPLYFIPMLPIFLFISFFLLRGRLCFRHKFFYVNSCYTAGLLSDYTNSNKLH